The following proteins come from a genomic window of Shewanella halifaxensis HAW-EB4:
- a CDS encoding protein phosphatase CheZ encodes MQQQLSELITLEQAQRLVALLTEGEQEKADELIREISAPIQKDLFDEVGRLTRQLHSAISDFQFDNRLIELANTEIPDAKERLTYVIDMTEQAANKTMDAVEECLPLASALSDNIQAVKPAWDKLMRRELPLTEFKTLCHDIQQFVERSESDASRVKELLNQILLAQDFQDLTGQMIRRVIELVREVENSLVSMLTVFGEQPTTAVDDKPNLNVEAEGPIVNAERRQDVVTGQDEVDDLLSSLGF; translated from the coding sequence ATGCAGCAACAATTGTCAGAGCTGATAACTCTTGAGCAAGCACAGAGGCTAGTTGCACTTCTCACCGAAGGTGAGCAAGAAAAAGCAGATGAGTTGATTAGGGAGATCTCAGCGCCAATTCAAAAAGATCTTTTTGATGAAGTTGGGCGGTTAACTCGTCAACTTCACAGTGCTATTTCTGATTTTCAATTCGATAATCGTTTAATCGAATTAGCCAATACAGAAATCCCTGATGCAAAAGAACGTTTAACTTATGTCATAGACATGACTGAGCAAGCGGCAAATAAAACCATGGACGCGGTGGAGGAGTGTTTACCTCTTGCTAGTGCATTGAGCGACAATATTCAGGCTGTTAAGCCAGCTTGGGATAAGCTTATGCGTAGAGAGCTGCCGCTGACTGAATTTAAAACACTATGCCATGACATCCAACAGTTTGTAGAAAGAAGCGAGTCGGATGCAAGCCGAGTAAAAGAGCTGCTTAATCAAATTCTATTGGCACAAGACTTTCAGGACTTGACTGGACAGATGATCCGTCGAGTGATTGAACTCGTCAGGGAAGTTGAGAATAGTTTAGTGTCGATGTTGACAGTATTTGGTGAGCAACCTACAACTGCGGTTGATGATAAACCAAATCTAAATGTTGAAGCTGAAGGTCCTATTGTGAATGCAGAACGCCGTCAAGACGTGGTGACTGGTCAAGATGAAGTTGACGATCTGCTTTCGAGTTTAGGTTTTTAA